The following proteins are co-located in the Pseudomonas antarctica genome:
- a CDS encoding glycosyltransferase family 4 protein, translating into MKKIIFFHLLNDYSGSPKVLSQVIEAVSSKGADVELFLGGKGGDGFLSSVPCVQRRYFYKRFENKYLTLLSYSLSQLMLFFRLISYRKSSTVFYVNTLLPFGAALAGKLLGIKVFYHIHETSIRPKPLKLFLRWVVERCSSKNIFVSHFLADAERFPAVESRVIYNAIPQEMARIAAHHTYHAQPNDKFSVLMICSLKAYKGVGEFVKIASLAVHNKQIEFNLVLGASDSEVAEFFSGISRPENLTIVSRCEDVVPYYQKANVLLSLSKPKEWVETFGLTILEALSFGVPCIVPPVGGPVELVTDGKEGYLMDSSQVEDISARVEFLQKNPEVCFRLSAAAKLKSLSFSVDNFESSVLGVFNER; encoded by the coding sequence TTTCGCAGGTTATTGAGGCTGTTTCAAGCAAGGGCGCTGACGTCGAGTTGTTTTTGGGGGGTAAAGGGGGAGATGGATTCCTTTCTTCCGTTCCTTGTGTGCAAAGACGCTACTTTTACAAGCGCTTCGAAAACAAGTATTTGACGTTATTGAGTTACAGTCTTTCACAGTTGATGTTGTTTTTTAGATTAATAAGTTACCGTAAGTCTTCTACGGTGTTTTACGTCAATACATTGCTTCCATTTGGTGCGGCGTTGGCGGGAAAGCTGCTGGGTATTAAGGTTTTCTATCACATTCATGAGACGTCGATCCGCCCAAAGCCGCTAAAGCTTTTTCTGCGTTGGGTGGTTGAAAGATGCTCAAGTAAAAATATTTTCGTTTCGCATTTTTTAGCGGATGCCGAGCGTTTTCCGGCAGTCGAGAGTCGGGTGATTTATAATGCGATCCCGCAGGAGATGGCGCGTATTGCCGCACATCACACGTATCATGCTCAACCCAATGACAAGTTTAGTGTGTTGATGATTTGCTCTTTAAAAGCCTATAAGGGAGTCGGCGAGTTTGTAAAAATTGCAAGCTTGGCAGTGCATAATAAACAGATTGAATTTAACTTGGTTTTGGGTGCTAGCGATTCCGAGGTGGCTGAGTTCTTTTCGGGGATAAGCCGTCCTGAAAACCTGACTATTGTTTCACGGTGTGAGGATGTGGTTCCTTATTATCAAAAGGCGAATGTTTTGCTTAGTCTTTCGAAACCGAAAGAATGGGTGGAGACGTTCGGACTGACTATACTCGAGGCGCTTTCATTTGGAGTGCCTTGTATTGTCCCTCCGGTAGGTGGGCCTGTCGAATTGGTAACGGATGGCAAGGAAGGATATTTAATGGATTCAAGTCAGGTTGAGGATATTTCCGCGCGGGTGGAATTTCTCCAGAAAAATCCTGAAGTGTGTTTTCGCTTGTCTGCTGCTGCAAAATTGAAGTCGCTTAGTTTCTCAGTTGATAACTTTGAAAGTAGTGTACTTGGGGTATTTAATGAGCGTTAA
- a CDS encoding DUF1972 domain-containing protein, with the protein MSVKLAVIGTVGLPAQYGGWETLSEQLITYLDQVYDISVYCSSTSYASRPAKYRNANLIYVPLKANGVQSIPYDIFSMLHAYRKNDVLVVLGVSGCIALPFLKMLTKKRIVVNIDGYEWKRAKWSFLAKKFLKFSEAVAVKYSDAIVTDNKVLQDYVRNEYGRESTLIAYGGDQAKTSVLAESDLQRYPFLCKPYAFSVCRIEPENNIHIIIDAFSSSGLPLVIVGNWKHSEYGRALQDKYSGMAHLHLLDPIYNGDELSPLRSNATVYIHGHSAGGTNPSLVEAMWLRLPIIAFDVSFNRASTENSAKFFSSSQALIESAASLFANGAERAQLSEKMHEIATRRYRWEGVSSQYDKLFKSLLSSDKV; encoded by the coding sequence ATGAGCGTTAAATTAGCGGTTATCGGCACGGTCGGTCTCCCGGCGCAATACGGTGGATGGGAGACGTTATCAGAACAATTGATAACGTATCTGGACCAGGTGTATGACATTTCGGTGTATTGCAGCTCGACGTCGTACGCGTCCCGGCCGGCGAAATATCGTAACGCCAACTTGATTTACGTTCCGCTGAAGGCTAACGGTGTGCAAAGCATTCCCTATGATATTTTCAGCATGCTGCATGCCTATAGGAAAAATGATGTACTGGTGGTGCTCGGCGTTTCAGGTTGTATCGCACTGCCTTTTTTAAAGATGCTGACGAAGAAGAGAATTGTTGTCAATATTGATGGCTATGAATGGAAACGGGCCAAGTGGTCATTCCTGGCGAAGAAATTTTTAAAGTTTTCAGAAGCGGTCGCTGTTAAATATTCAGATGCCATCGTGACGGATAACAAAGTGCTTCAGGACTATGTTCGTAACGAATACGGGCGTGAGAGCACACTCATTGCCTATGGCGGGGATCAGGCCAAAACCAGTGTGCTGGCCGAGTCGGATCTGCAGCGTTACCCGTTCCTTTGTAAGCCCTATGCGTTCTCTGTTTGTAGGATCGAGCCTGAAAATAATATTCATATAATCATTGATGCGTTTAGCTCCAGTGGGTTGCCGTTGGTGATTGTGGGTAACTGGAAACACAGTGAATACGGAAGAGCGTTGCAGGATAAGTATTCAGGCATGGCGCACCTCCATTTACTCGACCCTATTTATAACGGTGATGAGCTGAGCCCTTTGCGCAGTAATGCCACTGTGTATATTCATGGCCACAGCGCCGGTGGAACCAACCCATCGTTGGTCGAGGCGATGTGGTTGAGGTTGCCTATCATTGCTTTCGATGTGTCGTTCAACCGTGCCTCTACGGAAAACAGTGCAAAGTTCTTTTCGTCCAGTCAGGCACTGATCGAGAGTGCCGCCAGCCTTTTTGCCAACGGGGCTGAGCGTGCGCAATTGAGCGAAAAGATGCATGAGATTGCGACGCGTCGTTATCGTTGGGAAGGTGTCTCTTCTCAATATGATAAGTTATTCAAATCGCTACTTTCATCTGATA